TGTTTTTCAGTACAAACAGTAGGCTGACACCACTTATTATTTTCCTATGCAGACTACAACCCTCTTTGTTTGGTGACAAAGTTACCCCATTTCAACATAACAATCAGAAGTTAGCTTTTCTGGTCTTGTCCTGTCAGAGCAATGGGACAAACATCTGACTGGTTCTGTTGTTAATAGACTAGGGGAAACTTTGCATTTGTCAGTATAAACCCTGCACATTCTATGATGGCGGGTTTCAAAGCTGGCTGTGGCTTTGcacatttaaatgattatatatagGGGAGGAATTCTTCACCTTAATGTCTCCCACATGAAAACACCCCACACACTGACTTTTCCCATTGTTTTATCACACTTAAAGGTATAGGACGCTCTACAGGCCCAAGTACAAGATTGGGTACAAGGTGGTGACTGAACTAGAGTGGCGTTGCTGCCCTGGACATACTGGAGATTCATGCCAAGATGGATCCATCCCTCACTCTGGTTTCCTGCCTCCCTACCAAGGACCTAAAGCTGGCCCAGCACACAGGCCTTTACCTCCACCCAAGAGCCCTCCAACATATAACCTGCAGCCAAAAAATGGCTTTGGTAAGTAGTATAACTCACACACCTAACTGGCTTGGTAAACAAGTTAAACTAGTGAATTAGGTACAAAAATCCTCATGATTGGACATCCGTGTAGTACTAACTATCCTGGAGACTTCAAACTTTTTTACACTGAAGCTCCCTGTTTCCCAAACCAATCACTATGTTGGTAGCTGCATCCTCAGTcctcaaagtcaaagtcaaagtcctCAGCTGGTTTTGAGACTCCTTGACATACACCCCAAAATGTCAGCAAGCTTAAAGAGCATCTcaagtaaaagaaagaaaaaaaaagtgctgatttCTTCCTCATGTTTCGGCCATATTCGGAGCAATGTGTGTAGCACATTTGGATTTGTGGTTCTGACAAAAGGACCCTGGGTTTGTGGTTGGTACACTGAGCTCTTGCAGGCTTGACCTTTTCAAACCATGTCTGATCATGTAAATACAAGTTCAGGCCAATACTGACAGCTCCACATGGTCTAGCACTTTGATGTGCAACATTATGTTTAAGGATCAAAGTAACCCAGCCAGCGTTTCAGAACATACCACAAAAGCTGGCACCACATCAGAACACCGCCGAACTTCATGGCTGGGATCATGTAATCAGGCATAAAATGTCTCCCCTGCCAATATACAACCTGTCACCCATTCAGTAGACTTGTCAGGTTAatatcatctttctatttaattTGCCCATActaaatttcattttacactaaCAAGTGATTATAGACTACTTCCTATTCATCACTTAccatttagcatttatatggccatGTAATTCCATGGGCAGATGTGAGATGTAGCACAGGGATACTAACGACTTGGTCTATAATGTAAACATAGCACCCTTGGCACCCACAATATGCAGCTAtagataaaaacaaatttaaatataataaatacatgaaGATTACATATGAacgctaatgaaaaaaaattgtacgtAAGAGACTTATAATTGTTGCTTGTGTATATGTGCTGTAGATTCCTATTTCACATAGACCTGCAACAAATATCTTCCTATCACCAGATTTCTGCAGGGTTATTAATAAGGTTCTTGTCTTCCccttgcaggtcggaagatggcTACTATATTTGGAGAACGTATGGACCGCGTGGAGGAAGAGGTCAGGCGGCTTTCTCAGTCATATGAAAGTTTGCAGGGAGTAGTTACCAGTTTGGGAGATTCCCTACGCCTTTCTATCCAAGAAGATACAAACAAGATGATTGGTTCCCTTATCAACAGTCCCAGTTCTGCCTCACAGTCTTCTGTGGAATTTGGAGTGATCCCTGATGCACTTGCTGAAGCACCCCACATCCCCGGAGACATCTCTGGCAAGGTAGCTGAAGTATCTGATATTTTGCGCACCAAGACTGAACTGCTGGATGAGGTCAATGGGATGGTAATGGGACATGAAGCCCAACTGAAGCACCTGCTGGATGCAGCAAAGCCATCTGCCCTCACCTCCACTGAACTACTGGATCAATATCTAGAGGGTAAATTAGCTGAGTCCAGAGCGCAACTGCTGGAAGGAATAGAGACACGTCTACAGAATATCCAGGGGGTATGCGATGTCAAGGTGCAAACAGTGAAGAAAGAATGCATAGATGGGGAGCAGGCTGCATCTTATAGGATTCAGCAGGAAATGGATGGAAAGGAAGTGGAGATGAGAAAGGAGATGTCCGCTCTGAATGCCAAAGTGATTGGGTTTAGTGCCCCTGAAGGTTGTTGTGGAAGAATTGATGGTCTTATTAAACGTATAGAAGAATTAGAACGTAACATGCGACAGCTTACTGAAGACCACCATAGCCTGAGACAAAAATTGGATGTGGAGATTGCACAAATTATGGTAGAACCTCAAGTTAATATGAGGTTGGATGATGTTGAAAGCAGACTGAACCTTACAGAGGAAGGCATTAGGAGGTGCTGCCAGGAAGGAGGGGATAATGGCCATTTCCTGGCTGAACTGGATGGAGTAAAAGTCTCTGTAGATGATAAGATGAGAGTTCTGGAGGAGAGGCTGATAACTGCCGTAGGAGAGCTGGGCAATGCCACAATTCCACTGGATGGGGCCGTGATGCCATTGCTTGATGCTCAGATCTCTGAGTTGCGTAGAGAGGGCATGGAGGGCATGTCAGTAATTCAGACCCGGTTAACTGCTGTAGAGGAATTGTGTGCTACTGGATGCTCTGTGCCTGGTGGTGAGTCCATCACTGACATCCACAATGAGATTTTGCAATGCCGTGAACAGGGTCAAGACCTTCGCACCCAAATCGACCACCTGAACAACACTATTCTGGGAATTCAAAGGCATCTTGAAATTCAGAAGGAAGAGGCTTTGCAAGGAGAAATTACTCTCCTACAGGTAAACCTGCGGAGTGTGGGAAGGTCCCTACACGGTCTAGAGGAGACAGTAAATAAGTATGCAGATACTGTTGTCCAGATAAACACCTCAGCAGAGGAAAGGGGAAGTCGTCTAAATGAAGAGTTAGTTTCTGTGCAAGGCCAAGTGGTAGGACAAGGTTCACAGATCCGTACAAGTCGAACACAACTTATGGGTCTACGTGGGGACATGGAGAGGATTAAGGCTCGCCTTGCAGGGCAGATGGGAACCTGCCATGTCATTGCTCGTGATCTAAAAGGAGAGGTGTCTCAAGTTGAGCACAGGTTGAAGCAAGTGGAGGGCTCTTGCCATGGCCAAGAAACAAGCCTCTTAAGCTACCTGGACCATATTAACAATACTCTTGCCTCCCATGAGCATGACTTGGTTTCCCTCAGACATGGAAAAAACTCAGTCAACCAGCAGGCACCAAGCTTGACATTGCCACCTACCACTGCTGCCACACCAGGGAAAAAGTAGCTGCAAAGAAC
The Xenopus laevis strain J_2021 chromosome 9_10S, Xenopus_laevis_v10.1, whole genome shotgun sequence DNA segment above includes these coding regions:
- the emilin3.S gene encoding EMILIN-3 isoform X1; the protein is MQETEHRPLLAIAILCCLAILPFLVDAKGTYYPPPATGRFIHNLYTSGSQPRLYGKPIGKHRNFCMYIVEKNVTCTQQDGMEPYIKAEYLTCTWGPKCQGTVVYRTLYRPKYKIGYKVVTELEWRCCPGHTGDSCQDGSIPHSGFLPPYQGPKAGPAHRPLPPPKSPPTYNLQPKNGFGRKMATIFGERMDRVEEEVRRLSQSYESLQGVVTSLGDSLRLSIQEDTNKMIGSLINSPSSASQSSVEFGVIPDALAEAPHIPGDISGKVAEVSDILRTKTELLDEVNGMVMGHEAQLKHLLDAAKPSALTSTELLDQYLEGKLAESRAQLLEGIETRLQNIQGVCDVKVQTVKKECIDGEQAASYRIQQEMDGKEVEMRKEMSALNAKVIGFSAPEGCCGRIDGLIKRIEELERNMRQLTEDHHSLRQKLDVEIAQIMVEPQVNMRLDDVESRLNLTEEGIRRCCQEGGDNGHFLAELDGVKVSVDDKMRVLEERLITAVGELGNATIPLDGAVMPLLDAQISELRREGMEGMSVIQTRLTAVEELCATGCSVPGGESITDIHNEILQCREQGQDLRTQIDHLNNTILGIQRHLEIQKEEALQGEITLLQVNLRSVGRSLHGLEETVNKYADTVVQINTSAEERGSRLNEELVSVQGQVVGQGSQIRTSRTQLMGLRGDMERIKARLAGQMGTCHVIARDLKGEVSQVEHRLKQVEGSCHGQETSLLSYLDHINNTLASHEHDLVSLRHGKNSVNQQAPSLTLPPTTAATPGKK
- the emilin3.S gene encoding EMILIN-3 isoform X2, with the translated sequence MYIVEKNVTCTQQDGMEPYIKAEYLTCTWGPKCQGTVVYRTLYRPKYKIGYKVVTELEWRCCPGHTGDSCQDGSIPHSGFLPPYQGPKAGPAHRPLPPPKSPPTYNLQPKNGFGRKMATIFGERMDRVEEEVRRLSQSYESLQGVVTSLGDSLRLSIQEDTNKMIGSLINSPSSASQSSVEFGVIPDALAEAPHIPGDISGKVAEVSDILRTKTELLDEVNGMVMGHEAQLKHLLDAAKPSALTSTELLDQYLEGKLAESRAQLLEGIETRLQNIQGVCDVKVQTVKKECIDGEQAASYRIQQEMDGKEVEMRKEMSALNAKVIGFSAPEGCCGRIDGLIKRIEELERNMRQLTEDHHSLRQKLDVEIAQIMVEPQVNMRLDDVESRLNLTEEGIRRCCQEGGDNGHFLAELDGVKVSVDDKMRVLEERLITAVGELGNATIPLDGAVMPLLDAQISELRREGMEGMSVIQTRLTAVEELCATGCSVPGGESITDIHNEILQCREQGQDLRTQIDHLNNTILGIQRHLEIQKEEALQGEITLLQVNLRSVGRSLHGLEETVNKYADTVVQINTSAEERGSRLNEELVSVQGQVVGQGSQIRTSRTQLMGLRGDMERIKARLAGQMGTCHVIARDLKGEVSQVEHRLKQVEGSCHGQETSLLSYLDHINNTLASHEHDLVSLRHGKNSVNQQAPSLTLPPTTAATPGKK